The Fimbriimonas ginsengisoli Gsoil 348 genome window below encodes:
- a CDS encoding DMT family protein — protein MAFQANRIGNETLIVVQLKVIQEILFLGRFAIFPANAFHTLNHPGAFLLIVIAAWPIVKS, from the coding sequence ATCGCTTTCCAGGCCAATCGAATCGGAAATGAGACGCTCATCGTGGTCCAACTGAAAGTTATCCAGGAAATTTTGTTTCTGGGGAGGTTCGCTATCTTCCCGGCCAACGCTTTTCACACTCTTAATCACCCGGGCGCATTTCTGCTCATCGTGATCGCCGCCTGGCCGATTGTGAAAAGTTGA
- a CDS encoding Uma2 family endonuclease encodes MPSRTWTSPADYLAAERLADQKHELINGEVYAMSGVSRWHALIVANFVRRLGNRFEGRNCNVVSSDLRVRIPATDAYLYPDVVVYCGEGQWLDEAFDTLENPIVVVEVLSPSTDRYDRVDKFRHYRKIESLQAYIIVAQDSLAVEHHARQENGEWLMTEYDQPSQSLVIPSLGLELPLTEIYDHIEMPG; translated from the coding sequence ATGCCGTCGCGAACCTGGACCTCTCCCGCCGACTATTTGGCGGCCGAGCGGTTGGCCGATCAGAAACACGAGTTGATCAACGGCGAGGTCTACGCCATGTCCGGCGTCAGCCGCTGGCACGCTCTTATCGTCGCCAATTTTGTTCGCCGCTTGGGAAACCGGTTCGAGGGACGGAACTGTAATGTCGTGTCCTCAGACCTTCGGGTCAGGATTCCCGCAACGGACGCATACCTTTATCCCGACGTCGTCGTTTACTGCGGCGAGGGCCAGTGGTTAGACGAAGCATTCGATACCTTGGAGAACCCGATTGTCGTAGTGGAGGTTTTGTCCCCTTCGACCGACCGATACGACCGCGTTGACAAGTTCCGGCACTACCGAAAGATCGAGTCGCTGCAAGCCTATATCATCGTTGCACAAGACTCGCTCGCGGTCGAACACCACGCCCGCCAAGAGAACGGCGAATGGCTTATGACTGAGTACGACCAACCATCCCAGTCGCTCGTCATCCCTTCCCTCGGACTCGAATTACCTCTCACCGAAATCTACGATCACATCGAAATGCCCGGCTAG
- a CDS encoding helix-hairpin-helix domain-containing protein translates to MADDRAALKALQSMPNIGPAMARDLVSMGFRTPEELRGQEPMELYRRLEQITGSRQDPCVLDTFMSAVHYAETGERRPWWSFTAERKEILKRQA, encoded by the coding sequence ATGGCCGACGACCGCGCTGCCCTCAAAGCGCTTCAATCCATGCCCAACATCGGTCCGGCGATGGCCCGCGACCTAGTCTCGATGGGGTTCCGTACGCCCGAGGAACTGCGGGGACAAGAACCGATGGAGCTCTACCGCCGGTTGGAGCAGATCACCGGCTCCCGCCAAGACCCCTGCGTCCTCGACACCTTCATGTCCGCCGTCCATTACGCCGAGACAGGAGAACGCCGCCCCTGGTGGAGTTTCACCGCCGAGCGAAAAGAAATACTAAAGCGTCAGGCGTGA
- a CDS encoding glutamate synthase-related protein, which yields MLEADACGIGLLATRKGVAERRLVETALELTTRFDHRGAPGHGAGLQLDIPWPMLLDRFGLHAKAIAQRDVALGMFFLPFEAPLRRRCVETVERLAAVAGADVLQWADVPVNSAALDPTSSALRTLPIVRQALFRRPEGMSEDGWFACRYLLRLALDRVLGQIAGDEFSVVSLSNRTVVYKGLAELSRIAELYPDLRDPHFASRYVVFHSRYCTNTTTAWRRAQPFWAVAHNGEIATIQGNVAWMNAIGRDLIRNLVDRNPSLSRIAAEVSSIVCSGGSDTANLDDMMIALMAGGMSFPQAVLALLPPATSTLAEDDPLHPFARAASVYLGACDGPAALVGCDGDHAVAHLDRNGLRPLWVQTSRDYVMAVSELTGTLDLGDVETQRVMGPGDTVVVELTSGRVLFDEAVRAEVARHPFPSPQTRIVEGASAPATSEVGGLTQLQRAFGMTREDVDVLVKPLAETGKPAIGSMGDDTSPAAMLDALPRRMEDHFALRFAQETSPPIDPIRDAWVFDSTVALGDRSGLWSVATGPVYAFPHRVLSNGELGWLKSQKAVREVSLLFPIVSGDETANAAALEEAIEMVVEQALAMADEPGVLVLTDRYPTAEQAAIPPIRVVSLLHRRLVELGMRNRVGLIADVGVWDIHHCALLITLGADAVTPWLGLATAGEGTDKYLKGVRSGLVEAMSMMGVTPASAYCGAGLVEAVGLSEGLMRAEFPGVPVHLGGIGRDVLDREWLAFHSAAFFGDSELPDAGEFRHSKEGRRHANNAEVVRSLQLSSGYAKKIHGSAPGSREAFDDYKDLVNGREPVTVLDLLQVRKGEAIPIDEVESEAEILWRFMAPGMSEGALSEPAHRTVAKAFNVLHRYCRIKLGGPRPGIGPVANSGEGGFDKARIGRRDGNRSVQYAGGRFTITPMTAARAAEAEVKFAQGAKPGKGGQLPGKKVSVKVAHQRGCEPGYELVSPPINHNLYSIEDVKLMIESWRHLNPSVNCALKYVATHGVEMVAAGGVNAGANRLHLSDGCGGTGAAKRVDQKHAGVPLAAVLPTVHDLLVEEDVRHLVELSVDGGVQTGTQALKLFLLGADRVGFGTSLLISIGCSMLRKCHLSGPDPADPTGKRRLGCTPGIATQDPQWIARFAGDWRHIVRMLRFVAQEIRESLAAMGVRSVAEVIGRRDLLERKPGLTGKAAMLDLTSILSAPHGFSQARDLAAQSKAHMPALRGEELEAADRAMSGETVTIIERLTNESRCVGVGAAGKVARRFGDLGLPEGGLHFVHTGAAGHFYAAYSVEGLEFRLQGVVADSCFTAAYGGLLAVTPADGQSGRSLVGNAFGYGARGGRAYIAGRGGNRFGICLRKSHEGTGPRVVVEGVEANAFQYMTGGVALVLGPTGPNLGSGMTGGRVFLLDADMASLNSDYVGAVSLDEGESRLVREMLREHVEHTESQIGRQLLESFDASRFVRVSTVVKPELVPELVSVV from the coding sequence GTGCTCGAAGCCGATGCTTGTGGCATCGGACTGCTCGCCACCCGAAAGGGCGTCGCTGAGCGACGCCTCGTTGAAACCGCGCTAGAGCTAACCACCCGTTTCGACCACCGTGGCGCTCCCGGTCACGGCGCCGGCCTACAGCTCGATATCCCTTGGCCGATGCTGCTGGACCGCTTTGGCCTGCATGCGAAAGCGATCGCGCAGCGCGACGTCGCCCTCGGGATGTTCTTCCTCCCATTCGAAGCGCCGCTTCGCCGAAGGTGCGTCGAGACCGTCGAGCGCTTGGCCGCGGTGGCGGGCGCCGACGTGCTTCAGTGGGCTGATGTGCCGGTGAACTCCGCCGCTCTCGACCCGACCAGCTCCGCCCTGCGAACCCTACCGATCGTCCGGCAAGCGCTTTTCCGTCGTCCCGAGGGGATGAGCGAGGACGGGTGGTTTGCATGTCGATACCTGCTTCGCCTGGCGCTCGACCGAGTGCTCGGCCAGATCGCGGGAGACGAGTTTTCCGTCGTTTCGCTCTCCAACCGCACCGTCGTTTATAAAGGCTTGGCGGAGCTTTCGCGAATCGCGGAGCTGTATCCGGACCTCCGCGACCCGCACTTCGCATCCCGCTACGTCGTCTTCCACAGCCGCTACTGCACCAACACCACGACGGCTTGGCGGCGGGCGCAGCCGTTCTGGGCGGTCGCTCACAATGGCGAGATCGCAACGATCCAGGGGAACGTCGCTTGGATGAACGCGATCGGCCGAGATCTGATCCGCAACTTGGTCGACCGGAACCCGAGCCTGTCGCGAATCGCGGCCGAGGTGAGCTCGATCGTCTGTTCCGGCGGGTCCGACACCGCGAACCTTGACGACATGATGATTGCCCTCATGGCGGGTGGAATGTCGTTCCCGCAGGCGGTGCTCGCCCTCTTGCCTCCGGCGACTTCGACGCTGGCCGAGGACGATCCTCTCCATCCGTTCGCCCGCGCCGCTTCGGTTTACCTTGGAGCTTGCGACGGCCCGGCGGCGCTCGTAGGGTGTGACGGGGACCACGCCGTTGCCCATCTGGATCGAAACGGCCTTCGCCCGCTGTGGGTGCAGACATCGCGCGATTACGTAATGGCGGTGAGCGAGCTCACCGGCACGCTCGATCTTGGCGACGTAGAGACGCAGCGGGTGATGGGGCCGGGAGACACCGTGGTCGTGGAATTGACCTCGGGTCGGGTTCTCTTCGATGAGGCGGTTCGAGCCGAGGTGGCTCGCCATCCCTTTCCGTCCCCGCAAACCCGGATCGTAGAGGGGGCGAGCGCTCCGGCTACATCGGAGGTCGGTGGCCTCACGCAATTGCAGCGCGCCTTCGGTATGACTCGAGAGGACGTCGACGTTCTCGTGAAGCCGCTCGCCGAAACCGGTAAGCCGGCGATCGGCTCGATGGGGGACGACACTTCACCCGCGGCAATGCTCGATGCCTTGCCGCGCCGGATGGAAGACCACTTCGCGCTCCGCTTCGCACAGGAGACCAGCCCACCGATCGATCCGATCCGAGATGCGTGGGTGTTCGATTCGACGGTGGCGCTCGGTGACCGTAGCGGTCTTTGGTCGGTTGCGACCGGTCCCGTCTACGCATTCCCTCACCGCGTTCTCTCCAACGGCGAGCTTGGATGGTTGAAATCCCAGAAGGCGGTTCGCGAAGTTTCGCTGCTTTTCCCGATCGTGAGCGGCGACGAAACCGCCAACGCCGCCGCGCTCGAAGAGGCGATCGAGATGGTTGTCGAACAGGCGCTCGCGATGGCGGACGAGCCGGGTGTTCTCGTGCTCACGGACCGCTATCCGACCGCCGAGCAAGCGGCGATACCGCCGATCCGGGTCGTCAGCCTTCTGCACCGGCGGTTGGTGGAACTGGGGATGCGCAATCGCGTCGGCCTCATTGCGGACGTCGGTGTGTGGGATATCCATCATTGCGCGCTCCTTATCACCCTTGGCGCAGACGCCGTCACGCCCTGGCTGGGTTTGGCGACCGCGGGCGAGGGAACCGACAAATATTTGAAAGGGGTTCGCTCCGGCCTCGTCGAGGCGATGTCCATGATGGGCGTTACTCCCGCTTCGGCCTATTGCGGCGCCGGTTTGGTTGAGGCGGTCGGCTTGAGCGAGGGGCTCATGCGCGCCGAGTTTCCGGGTGTTCCGGTTCACTTGGGCGGCATCGGCCGCGACGTTTTGGATCGCGAGTGGCTGGCATTCCACTCGGCGGCATTCTTTGGCGACTCCGAGTTGCCGGATGCCGGTGAGTTCCGCCATTCAAAGGAAGGACGTCGGCACGCGAACAACGCCGAAGTGGTTCGATCCCTGCAGCTATCGAGCGGTTACGCCAAGAAGATCCACGGCAGCGCACCGGGTTCGCGAGAGGCGTTCGACGATTATAAGGATTTGGTCAATGGGCGCGAGCCGGTCACCGTGCTCGATCTGCTCCAGGTGCGAAAGGGGGAGGCGATTCCGATCGACGAAGTCGAATCGGAAGCCGAAATCCTGTGGCGCTTTATGGCGCCGGGCATGAGCGAAGGGGCTCTCTCCGAGCCGGCGCACCGTACGGTGGCAAAGGCGTTCAACGTTCTCCATCGCTATTGCCGCATCAAGCTCGGCGGCCCCCGGCCGGGGATCGGCCCCGTGGCGAACAGTGGCGAGGGCGGATTCGACAAGGCGCGCATCGGAAGGCGGGACGGGAACCGTTCGGTGCAGTATGCCGGTGGCCGCTTTACGATCACCCCGATGACCGCGGCTCGGGCGGCGGAGGCGGAGGTCAAATTCGCTCAAGGCGCCAAGCCCGGTAAGGGTGGCCAGCTTCCGGGCAAGAAGGTCTCGGTTAAGGTGGCCCACCAAAGAGGCTGTGAGCCCGGGTACGAGCTCGTTTCGCCGCCGATCAACCACAACCTCTATTCCATCGAGGACGTGAAGCTGATGATCGAAAGCTGGCGGCACCTCAATCCCTCCGTCAACTGCGCTTTGAAATACGTTGCGACCCATGGCGTGGAGATGGTAGCGGCGGGCGGCGTAAATGCGGGCGCGAACCGGCTCCACCTGAGCGACGGCTGCGGCGGAACCGGCGCCGCCAAGCGGGTCGATCAGAAGCATGCAGGCGTGCCGCTGGCCGCCGTGCTGCCCACGGTTCACGACCTTCTGGTAGAAGAAGACGTCCGCCACCTGGTCGAGCTCTCCGTCGACGGCGGAGTGCAGACGGGTACTCAGGCGCTGAAGCTTTTCCTTCTTGGCGCGGACCGGGTCGGTTTTGGAACCTCCCTGCTGATCTCGATCGGTTGCTCGATGCTCCGAAAGTGCCACTTAAGCGGTCCGGACCCGGCCGACCCGACCGGGAAGCGGCGTCTTGGCTGCACTCCCGGAATCGCCACTCAGGACCCTCAGTGGATTGCCCGCTTTGCGGGGGACTGGCGGCACATCGTCCGGATGCTCCGATTTGTGGCGCAAGAGATCCGCGAGTCGCTTGCCGCGATGGGCGTTCGATCCGTGGCCGAGGTGATTGGCCGGCGGGATCTGCTGGAGCGCAAGCCGGGGCTCACCGGCAAAGCCGCCATGCTCGACCTAACGTCGATCCTCTCCGCGCCGCATGGCTTCAGTCAAGCACGCGATCTCGCCGCACAGAGCAAGGCGCATATGCCGGCGCTCCGTGGGGAAGAGCTCGAGGCCGCCGACCGGGCGATGTCGGGCGAGACGGTAACCATTATCGAGCGGCTTACGAACGAGAGCCGCTGCGTAGGCGTCGGGGCGGCGGGCAAGGTCGCTCGTCGCTTCGGCGATTTGGGGCTGCCAGAAGGCGGGCTCCATTTCGTACACACCGGGGCCGCCGGCCACTTCTATGCGGCCTATTCGGTGGAGGGTTTGGAGTTCCGCCTGCAGGGCGTGGTCGCCGACTCGTGCTTCACCGCCGCCTATGGCGGTCTGCTTGCCGTGACTCCGGCGGACGGGCAGTCGGGCAGGTCGCTGGTCGGCAATGCATTCGGCTACGGAGCCCGTGGCGGACGAGCCTATATCGCCGGCCGCGGCGGCAACCGGTTTGGAATCTGCCTCCGCAAGAGCCACGAGGGAACCGGCCCGCGCGTGGTCGTGGAAGGGGTCGAAGCGAACGCGTTCCAGTACATGACCGGCGGGGTGGCGCTGGTCCTCGGACCCACCGGTCCCAACCTTGGCTCGGGCATGACCGGCGGCCGCGTTTTCTTGCTCGACGCCGACATGGCCTCGCTGAACTCGGACTACGTGGGCGCGGTTTCTCTCGACGAGGGAGAGTCGCGGCTGGTCCGCGAAATGCTCCGCGAGCATGTGGAACACACCGAAAGCCAGATCGGCCGCCAACTTCTAGAGTCGTTCGACGCCTCTCGTTTCGTCCGAGTGTCGACGGTAGTCAAACCGGAACTGGTGCCGGAGTTGGTCAGCGTCGTCTAG
- a CDS encoding GGDEF domain-containing protein, protein MGLYRFLSKVWRKSSFTTKLLLVAIVGTHALLSSAFFKVWDPDLDVRVVRGLILGERVASIVLTVWMIWALLAPMRQMLRFLQEYDRHGRITELPTEFPDEMGRLMALTHKVVTHLDESVAELAKVSTTDALTGVHNRRFATDRLESDLLAARGAGAEFTLAVIDLDDLKETNTAFGHAGGDESLIGLARTLRAEMGPNDWVARWGGDEFLALFWKATPTEVATRLQGAMSSLQAREIRFSAGLMLASGRHSASEALDAADVALYAAKRAGKNQIRIFEAATIP, encoded by the coding sequence TTGGGCCTTTACCGGTTTCTATCCAAAGTCTGGCGAAAGAGCAGCTTTACCACCAAGCTCCTCTTGGTGGCCATCGTGGGAACCCATGCTCTATTGAGCTCTGCCTTCTTCAAAGTTTGGGACCCCGACCTCGACGTGCGCGTAGTCCGCGGACTGATCTTAGGCGAGCGGGTCGCTTCCATCGTGCTCACCGTCTGGATGATCTGGGCGCTTCTGGCGCCGATGCGGCAAATGCTGCGCTTCCTCCAGGAGTACGACCGGCACGGCCGGATCACGGAGCTCCCGACCGAGTTTCCGGACGAGATGGGGCGGCTGATGGCTCTCACCCACAAGGTAGTCACCCACCTGGATGAATCGGTGGCGGAGCTGGCGAAAGTGTCCACCACCGATGCCCTTACCGGGGTCCACAACCGCCGTTTCGCAACCGACCGCCTCGAGAGCGATCTCCTCGCAGCTAGGGGCGCGGGCGCGGAATTCACCCTCGCCGTCATCGACCTCGACGATTTGAAGGAAACCAATACGGCCTTTGGACACGCGGGAGGGGACGAGAGCCTGATAGGTCTCGCCCGCACGTTAAGGGCCGAGATGGGGCCGAACGATTGGGTGGCGCGGTGGGGCGGCGACGAGTTTCTCGCCCTGTTTTGGAAGGCGACGCCCACCGAGGTGGCCACGCGCCTACAGGGCGCGATGTCGAGCCTGCAGGCCAGGGAGATTCGCTTCAGCGCCGGCCTAATGTTAGCCAGCGGGCGGCATTCGGCCTCGGAGGCGCTAGACGCCGCCGACGTAGCGCTTTACGCGGCGAAGCGAGCGGGTAAGAACCAGATCCGAATCTTCGAAGCCGCGACCATTCCATAA
- a CDS encoding cellulase family glycosylhydrolase yields MSIRSAKGLKNARLKTILAIACSLALPMGAFGQLPTPSTGWNLGNTFEAIPSPGSWGPLPSQALINSVANAGFNTIRIPCAWINASDANGNISSSFMSQVQQTVNWCTARGLYVIINDHWDNGWLDSGGYASFNSTLNTKMQRMWQQVATAFNGYDSHVLFAAANEPNATSAAQTSVLFQYYQTFVNAVRGTGGNNATRWLIVQGPTTNIDNTCSWLTPASMPTDSAHRIMLEVHLYDPFQFTQLTSDASWGNMFYFWGNGYHSTTLPSRNATWGEEAYVESEFTKMQTQFKNAGVPVLIGEYEASPKPSEPDLTGANITLNYDSCTYWNKYVHDSANSHGLYCTVWNIAGQVFNWTTGAVTDQTMLNSFLGTSAVPPPAQGNLINNGTYTIVGVQSGSALDDPGSSTANGTQMDIWSVNGGNNQKWVLTNLGNNVVKLINVASGLALEVYGASTTNGAKVDQWPYGGGTNQQWQIVQVSAGVYNLKNVNSGLLLDVVGAKRNNGTLVDQYQSNGKTNQQWRFQ; encoded by the coding sequence ATGTCGATTAGATCAGCGAAGGGCCTAAAGAACGCCCGGCTAAAGACTATTCTTGCTATCGCTTGCTCGCTTGCCCTGCCGATGGGGGCGTTCGGACAGCTCCCGACGCCAAGCACCGGGTGGAACCTCGGCAACACTTTCGAAGCGATTCCCAGCCCCGGTTCCTGGGGTCCGCTACCTAGCCAGGCGCTCATCAACTCAGTGGCGAACGCCGGATTCAATACGATTCGGATCCCATGCGCTTGGATAAACGCTTCGGACGCCAACGGAAATATTAGCTCCAGTTTTATGTCCCAGGTGCAACAGACCGTCAACTGGTGCACTGCCCGGGGCCTCTATGTGATCATCAACGATCACTGGGACAATGGATGGCTCGACAGCGGAGGCTACGCGAGCTTCAACTCGACGCTCAACACCAAGATGCAGCGTATGTGGCAGCAGGTCGCGACCGCCTTCAACGGATACGACTCCCACGTGCTCTTCGCCGCCGCCAACGAACCGAATGCCACCAGCGCGGCCCAGACAAGCGTTCTGTTCCAGTATTACCAGACGTTCGTAAACGCGGTGCGCGGCACCGGCGGCAACAACGCGACGCGCTGGCTGATCGTGCAGGGGCCGACGACCAACATCGACAACACGTGCAGTTGGCTGACTCCCGCTTCGATGCCCACAGATTCTGCCCATCGCATCATGCTCGAGGTGCATCTCTACGACCCGTTCCAGTTCACTCAGCTCACGTCGGATGCGTCCTGGGGCAACATGTTCTACTTCTGGGGGAACGGCTACCATTCCACCACGTTGCCTTCCCGGAACGCCACCTGGGGAGAGGAAGCCTACGTGGAGTCTGAGTTCACCAAGATGCAGACCCAATTCAAGAACGCGGGCGTTCCTGTTCTTATTGGAGAATACGAGGCTTCCCCGAAGCCGTCCGAGCCTGACCTGACCGGGGCCAACATTACGCTGAACTACGACTCGTGCACGTATTGGAACAAGTACGTCCACGATTCGGCGAACAGCCATGGCCTCTACTGTACGGTTTGGAATATCGCGGGCCAGGTATTCAACTGGACCACGGGTGCGGTCACGGACCAAACGATGCTCAATTCGTTCCTGGGAACGTCTGCCGTGCCCCCGCCGGCACAGGGGAACCTGATCAACAACGGAACCTATACGATCGTCGGAGTCCAAAGCGGCTCTGCGCTGGACGATCCGGGCTCCTCGACGGCGAACGGCACCCAGATGGACATCTGGTCCGTAAACGGCGGGAACAACCAGAAATGGGTCCTGACGAATCTCGGGAATAACGTCGTTAAGCTCATCAACGTCGCCAGCGGCCTTGCCCTCGAAGTCTACGGAGCCTCGACCACGAATGGAGCGAAAGTCGATCAGTGGCCGTACGGCGGTGGCACCAACCAGCAATGGCAGATCGTTCAGGTCAGCGCCGGCGTTTACAACCTGAAGAACGTCAATAGCGGACTATTGCTAGACGTCGTTGGCGCCAAGAGGAACAACGGCACCCTCGTCGATCAGTATCAGTCCAACGGCAAAACCAACCAGCAATGGAGGTTCCAGTAG
- a CDS encoding prepilin-type N-terminal cleavage/methylation domain-containing protein — protein sequence MKRAFTLIELLVVIAIIAILAAILFPVFAQAKAAAKKTQDLSNLKQIGTSTMLYVGDYDDVLYGHRWNCDNTGTGAATIPCPDYFDGSGNVRPEAANFDSDSIKRYYWVFMLQPYAKNYNLFANPAKTPFYPTGKTTQYFNAPGAKGMNYGGQNSYGHNDVYLSPGVPFGGGTAQTVNMGSIPRVASTIMIVDANYYGAAPDVANQSGIADTGKMNGSEVAYADAQGTQYKNYWKNLGNSDWSAGYATRGGDMTVTDAMTKIQQMHNGKLNVQWADGHAKSLDYKAVLGNICYWTTDADGAHPSCN from the coding sequence ATGAAACGAGCATTCACCCTCATCGAGCTCCTCGTCGTTATCGCGATCATCGCGATCCTGGCGGCCATCCTGTTCCCCGTCTTCGCCCAGGCCAAGGCGGCCGCGAAGAAGACCCAGGACCTTTCGAATCTCAAGCAGATCGGCACCTCGACCATGCTGTATGTCGGCGACTACGACGACGTCCTTTATGGCCACCGATGGAACTGCGACAACACCGGAACGGGCGCCGCGACCATTCCATGCCCCGACTACTTCGACGGCAGCGGCAACGTTCGCCCCGAAGCAGCTAACTTCGACTCCGACTCGATCAAGCGATACTACTGGGTCTTCATGCTCCAGCCGTACGCCAAGAACTACAACCTCTTCGCCAACCCGGCCAAGACCCCGTTCTATCCGACCGGTAAGACCACCCAGTACTTCAACGCCCCTGGCGCCAAGGGTATGAACTACGGTGGCCAGAACAGCTACGGTCACAACGACGTCTACCTCAGCCCGGGCGTGCCATTCGGCGGCGGAACCGCTCAGACGGTGAACATGGGCAGCATTCCCCGCGTGGCGAGCACGATCATGATCGTGGATGCCAACTATTACGGCGCCGCTCCCGACGTGGCCAACCAGTCCGGTATCGCCGACACGGGCAAGATGAACGGTTCGGAAGTTGCCTACGCCGATGCGCAGGGAACCCAGTATAAGAACTACTGGAAGAACCTCGGAAACTCCGATTGGAGCGCCGGCTACGCCACCCGCGGCGGCGACATGACGGTCACCGATGCGATGACCAAGATCCAGCAGATGCACAACGGCAAGCTGAACGTTCAGTGGGCCGACGGCCATGCCAAGTCGCTGGACTACAAGGCGGTCCTGGGCAACATCTGCTACTGGACGACCGACGCCGACGGCGCTCACCCGAGCTGCAACTAA
- a CDS encoding response regulator yields the protein MADKIRVVVTDDEAPYRKALEKTLNLMPDCEVVAVCKDGQEALDACLSDPPDVLLTDINMPRMSGIELTRKLLKKEKDVKVVILTVKEDDDTVFEAFRAGALGYLLKTSTPQDVIEGIRLAEKGEAKITPRIASKVLEDFRRVREEEEIDDSEMFVLSDREQEILDLVAQGLRNKEIASRLCIAEKTVKNHVSNILKALQVNSRTEAAMKAVRSRMVDKT from the coding sequence ATGGCCGACAAGATCCGCGTGGTGGTTACGGACGATGAAGCTCCTTATCGCAAGGCGCTCGAGAAGACACTGAACCTGATGCCCGATTGCGAAGTGGTCGCCGTTTGTAAGGATGGGCAAGAGGCGCTGGACGCCTGTCTTTCCGATCCGCCCGACGTTTTGCTCACCGACATCAACATGCCCCGAATGAGCGGCATCGAATTGACCCGCAAACTCCTCAAAAAGGAGAAGGACGTCAAGGTAGTCATTTTGACGGTGAAGGAAGACGACGACACCGTCTTCGAAGCATTCCGAGCCGGGGCTCTCGGCTACCTACTGAAGACCTCGACGCCCCAGGACGTGATCGAAGGGATCCGCCTCGCCGAAAAGGGAGAAGCCAAGATCACCCCTCGCATCGCGAGCAAAGTATTAGAGGACTTCCGCCGCGTCCGGGAGGAGGAAGAGATCGACGATTCGGAAATGTTCGTCCTGAGCGACCGGGAGCAGGAGATCTTGGACCTCGTGGCTCAAGGACTTCGAAACAAGGAAATCGCGTCCCGCCTCTGCATCGCGGAAAAGACGGTCAAGAACCACGTCAGCAACATCCTCAAGGCGCTCCAAGTCAACAGCCGGACGGAGGCCGCCATGAAGGCGGTCCGCTCGCGAATGGTCGACAAGACCTAG
- a CDS encoding Nif3-like dinuclear metal center hexameric protein encodes MRSRQSVVDALDALFNIRGSHPDPAFSRFVPVTYDSVGTDWHRRFEPEFCRLFNGLMIGGEIEVRRVFLVVFPSEAALARVLNEAKPGDFVFSHHPLDMRCGDPRGEWGSGFQPISVDHLDALQHRWISFYSVHAPMDVNRLIGTTAALVEALGGRYVGGFYPYGDGFAGAICDIDPISTCELAEKYEELLGIPYLHEEGPRHDRIERVAIIPGCGDHVPSMRAAAEIGAQAYLTGEVHCHIDNDYGRSRMAEMKSYIAETPMSLLGGSHAATEFLVMRTQMAPWFEQVLGLETVLVPEQKWWR; translated from the coding sequence ATGCGCTCTAGACAATCTGTCGTCGATGCCCTCGACGCACTTTTCAATATTCGCGGTTCTCACCCAGACCCCGCATTCTCTCGCTTCGTTCCCGTAACCTATGACTCCGTCGGAACGGACTGGCATCGCCGGTTCGAACCCGAGTTCTGCCGTCTCTTCAACGGACTTATGATCGGCGGCGAGATCGAAGTTCGGCGCGTCTTCCTCGTCGTTTTTCCTTCCGAGGCCGCGCTGGCCCGCGTCTTGAACGAGGCGAAGCCGGGGGATTTCGTTTTTTCGCATCATCCGCTCGATATGCGTTGCGGCGATCCACGGGGCGAGTGGGGAAGTGGGTTCCAGCCGATTTCGGTGGACCATCTCGACGCGCTTCAGCACCGGTGGATCTCGTTCTACTCGGTCCATGCGCCAATGGATGTAAACCGCCTGATCGGTACCACGGCCGCTCTTGTGGAGGCGCTTGGCGGGCGCTACGTCGGCGGGTTCTACCCATACGGGGACGGATTCGCGGGCGCGATCTGCGACATCGACCCGATTTCAACGTGCGAGCTGGCCGAGAAGTATGAGGAGCTGCTTGGCATTCCGTATCTCCACGAGGAAGGGCCCCGCCACGACCGGATTGAGCGGGTTGCGATCATTCCCGGTTGCGGAGACCACGTCCCGAGCATGCGCGCGGCTGCCGAGATAGGGGCGCAGGCGTACCTCACGGGTGAGGTCCATTGCCACATCGACAACGACTACGGCCGGTCGAGGATGGCGGAAATGAAGTCGTACATCGCCGAAACCCCGATGTCGCTCCTAGGCGGCTCCCACGCCGCAACGGAGTTTCTTGTCATGAGAACGCAAATGGCCCCATGGTTCGAGCAGGTGCTCGGACTGGAAACCGTGCTTGTTCCCGAGCAGAAGTGGTGGAGGTGA